The stretch of DNA CGAGATCCATCCGGACCTTCCCGAAGTGCATGCCTTCCTGAAGCGTGCCTTGGGCTATGGCCTGCTCGGAGAGGTTCGGGAGCACAAGTTCCTGATCTTCTACGGCCAGGGCCGCAACGGCAAGGGCGTGCTCCTCGCTGCGCTGCAAGAGACGCTGGGGGACCAGCTCTTCCGAACCGTGGTCAAGGAACTGCTTCTCGATCAAGGCAAGGTCCGGTCCTCATCCGGTCCGCGGCCTGAAATCATGTCCCTTCGCGGTCTGCGCTTCGCCACGGCGCAGGAGCCGGACGACGGCCAACGCTTCAGCCTCGGAGCCGTGAAAGAGCTGACCGGCGGCAATACGCTCGTTGGGCGAAACCCGCACGACAAGCGGGAACAGGCCTTCCGGCCGAGCCATCTTTTTGTGCTCGAGACTAACTTCATGCCCCGGGCGCAAGCCGATGACTATGCATTCTT from Oceanidesulfovibrio indonesiensis encodes:
- a CDS encoding DNA primase family protein; this encodes EQWDCEPKLLPVENGVIELETGRLRPGRPEEFLRAHAPTRYDSEAQCPVFETFLNEIHPDLPEVHAFLKRALGYGLLGEVREHKFLIFYGQGRNGKGVLLAALQETLGDQLFRTVVKELLLDQGKVRSSSGPRPEIMSLRGLRFATAQEPDDGQRFSLGAVKELTGGNTLVGRNPHDKREQAFRPSHLFVLETNFMPRAQADDYAF